From a single Lolium rigidum isolate FL_2022 chromosome 7, APGP_CSIRO_Lrig_0.1, whole genome shotgun sequence genomic region:
- the LOC124671950 gene encoding uncharacterized protein LOC124671950: protein MGEAPPCSVVPRRAAAHFRLPRRAAAHFRLPRRKVHVVRLGNGDAGVRRAGCARGLRGRIKLRWLSNAMWRLAGICVAVLSGPPRVSDAPPPWTGVEPCFAAPFVPAVLVPRAGQDC from the coding sequence ATGGGGGAGGCGCCGCCGTGCAGCGTCGTGCCGCGCCGGGCCGCCGCGCATTTCCGCCTGCCGCGCCGGGCCGCCGCGCATTTCCGCCTGCCGCGCCGCAAGGTCCACGTCGTTCGGCTCGGAAACGGCGACGCCGGCGTACGGCGGGCGGGTTGCGCCCGCGGCCTCCGGGGCCGGATCAAGCTCCGGTGGCTCAGCAACGCCATGTGGCGGCTCGCCGGGATCTGCGTGGCGGTGCTGTCGGGGCCGCCCAGGGTTTCCGACGCCCCGCCGCCGTGGACGGGCGTGGAGCCGTGCTTCGCGGCGCCGTTCGTGCCGGCCGTGCTGGTGCCGCGGGCGGGACAAGACTGCTAG